From Bacillota bacterium, one genomic window encodes:
- a CDS encoding DUF3189 family protein, with protein sequence MKFLYHCFGGTHSSVLAAAVHTGMLASGEAPAPDRLLSLPLFDKQDGNDYGRIHCYGVDPAGNRVYVMGRRRHGAETEMILAGLHSAFAIQTGLKVVDSTPALNWSMQLGGFLSRAVGLKAVGRFLVTRGSRAAYRKVVALVNEARNEVP encoded by the coding sequence TTGAAGTTTCTTTACCACTGTTTTGGGGGCACCCACTCCTCGGTTCTGGCCGCGGCCGTGCATACGGGGATGCTGGCGTCCGGTGAGGCTCCCGCTCCCGACCGGCTTTTGTCTCTGCCTCTTTTCGACAAGCAGGACGGCAATGACTACGGCCGGATCCACTGCTACGGCGTGGATCCGGCCGGAAACCGGGTTTACGTCATGGGACGCCGCAGGCACGGGGCGGAAACCGAAATGATCCTGGCCGGACTGCACTCGGCGTTTGCCATCCAGACCGGACTTAAAGTGGTCGATTCCACCCCGGCCCTGAATTGGAGCATGCAGTTGGGCGGATTTTTGTCCCGGGCCGTCGGGCTGAAGGCCGTCGGGCGGTTTCTGGTCACCCGGGGGTCACGCGCGGCCTACCGGAAAGTGGTTGCGCTGGTGAACGAAGCCAGAAACGAGGTGCCTTGA